ATCAAGGTCGTTAAATCAGGTGGCACTGTTTCTAACGTTGGCTATCACGGTGACGGTGAATATCGTCATATTCCACGTGAAGAGTGGGGAGTCGGTATGGCCGAAATCAGTATCGTGACCGACCTCTGTCCAGGAGGGCGACTGCGTATCAAGCGACTCTTGCGACTTCTGGAAAACGACCGCGTCGACCCAACGAAAATGACAACCCACGAGTTCGAGTTTGACGAGATCGAAGAAGCGTTCCGAATGATGGACGAGAAGGCGGACGATATAATCAAGCCGTTAATTCATTTCGAATGAATAGTCAGCACCCAGCAACTGGGCTTCAGTCTCTGGATGCAGCAGGCCCCTAGTAACAGCGATTCGGGAGTTCACACAGAGTTTGTTGAATAGTCGGCGCTTATCTCGCGAGCAAATTTCGATTGAAATCTCCATTTCCTCCATCCATGGATGACCAATTCAAAGCATGAGTCTTGATTGTGCATATCTCACTGTGGACCTGATGCCTCCGCTCGCGACGCGAATTATATGCATTGATGCTTAAGTAATATATATTATGATGGGGATAGTTTGTTCCGAATGCCTTGTGCATAGTTAACATCCAACGATATGATGTTCACGGATACACCCGAGTACTCATTCGGCGGAAGTGAGTGGCAGGTGCCGTAAATATCGAATAAATTCTCGTCAACAGAGGGAAAATCCATGACAGAGACACCTTCGGACCGAGATGAAAAAACAGAAACCGATCTAACCGACGACGTCACCCCGGACGTATCTGAGGAATTGTACTTCCGTTCGACCGACGAGGAGTGCGCCGCCACGCTGTATCACCCCGACGACCCAGGCGAGAACGAAACCCCCTGTGTCGTGATGGGAAACGGCTTCAGCTTGACTCGCCACGACGGAGTGCCTCGCTTCGCCGAACGCTTCGCGGAGGCGGGGATCGCGGCGCTGTCCTTCGACTTCCGTCACCTCGGAGACAGCGACGGTGAGCCCCGTCAGCTAATCGATTACCAGCGCCAGCGCGAGGACTTTGACGCCGCAATCGAGTTCACTCGAACCCTCGAGGGGATCGACGACGACCGGATCGCAGCATGGGGCTACTCGTTTAGCGGGGGGCACGTCCTCCCCGTCGCCGCGGACGACGACCGGCTGGAAGCGGTCATCTCGATGTTTCCGATGCTCGACGGGCTCGGGTTTGTGCGGGAGTACGGGCTGGGCAACAACGTGAGGTACGTAGCTGCTGCAGCGCGCGCCGCAATTGGCCGGCGGTTGATTCGGATGGCCGTTACGGGGCCACCCGGGTCGAGAGCCGTGTTGAATCACGCGGAGGCGGAGCCAGGCTTCGATGCCGTCTGTGCGGAAGACTCGCGCTGGCGAAACGAGTTCCTCGCGAAGCCGAGCCAGCTGATCGCGGAAATTCGACCGGTGCGCGAGGCTTCCAGCGTCCGCTGCCCGGTGTTATTTTGCCTCGGGACCGAAGACACGATGGTGCCGCTGGGGGCGATCGAGCGGGCCGCCGACGGTGCGCCGGAGAGCGAGCTGCGCCGCTACCCCATCGGTCACTTTGACGGGTTCCTCGACGCGTTCGAGGACGTGGTCGACGACCAGCTCGATTTCCTAGACACCCACCTTTCCTCGACAGCCCCGGCCTGACCGGTCGCCGTCGCGTCATAAGTGAAAGGGCTCTGTTTCCGTCCGGCGGCTCCACGGGGCTAGCACGAGGTTATTTGACAGATCCTACACGATGTCATACTGGATCGAGCCGACGGATCAGAAGATTATCACTTGCATCTGCCCCGATTGGAAGAGGCACGATACATCCGCTGGAACCGATACCCTCACGAAGTGGTGAGAGGCCGAGTTTCGACGAACTCCGACCGCTTCTCGAACTGATGTGAAACCATGCCGATGAACTCCCACTGACTGGTTGTACGTACTCAGTCTGTGTATCTATTGTTCTCGTGGTTTGCTACGAATCGCTCGGAACAAAATACGTCAGTCTACTGTATCCATCCTCTATATGCAGTAGGCGCTACTTGTCATCTATTGGGAATCAACAGGGCCGAAAATGCCTTGGTTTTTATTTTGACGGTACTACCTTTCGGGGAGGGTGTCATAGAATCGTTCACAACGATCAGTAGAGAGGATGTATGCAGCACGGCACTCACGTTTATTTCTCATGTACAGGCCGAAACCAACCGCTACATACGGCTGCGTATCGAACGATAGACACCGGTTCAACTCAACGGTTCAACTCAGAAATCAGTTCACGAGCACGCGCTGCCCGTACGTCATCGTCTGCCACCATTTGGGCCGCAATTTCGTCGATCAACTCTTCAGGTGCACCAGCTTCGATGGCGACATTCTTTGCGTGGAGTTTCATGTGGCCTGCTTGAATCCCCTCAGCAGCCAGCGCCCGCATACTCGCAATATTCTCAGCAAGTCCCACGGCGGCAAAGATACCGGAGAGTTGTTCAGCTGAGTTCGCATCTAATATCTCCATCGACGCATTGGCGACGGGATGGTTCCGAGTGGCCCCACCCACGACACCCACTTGGACGGGGACTTCAATACTGCATACGAGATTTCCTTCCGTGTCGATTTCATAGGTTGAAAGCGGGCCATAGTCATCTCGGGCAGCAAAAGCGTGGCCACCGGCTTCGATTGCCCGCCAGTCGTTCATTGTTGCTACCGCTAATGCGTCCATTCCATTGAAGATCCCCTTGTTGTGTGTTGCTGCGCGGTACGGATCGCCGACAGCAAGCGCCCATGCATCAACGATTCTATCCCTGACGGCTTCTCCAGAAAGTGCGCGTTTCTCACTCCTCAGAACGTCCGGTGGAATAGTACAACGTGCTCGTGCTATGCGGCAATCAGCAAGATTCGACAGGACAGATAATATGGTCTCTCCACCAGTTACGTCTTCGATCATGGGAGCTACAGCCTCTGCCATCGTATTCACCGCATTCGCTCCCATCGCATTCTGGACGTTCACGACGAGATGTACAACCGCCATCTCTCCGTTGGGTGTGTCTACGACACGAGCCGTTACGTCCTCACATCCACCACCGTGTGAGACGAGAACGCCCTGATCGTTTGCCTTCGCACGGATCTCACCGGCTCGTTCGAAAACCCGCGACGTTGCTCCGTGTGGATCGCTCAGATTTCGCACCTGGATTTGCCCGATCATGTAAGGGCCGGAGGTGGAGGTCGTGAACCCACCAGTCTCCCGGGCGAGTTTCGCGCCGTATGACGCCGCTGCGACGACAGAGCTTTCTTCGATAGCCATCGGAATCAGTCTGTCATCTCCATCGATTCTGAAGTTCGTCGCAACACTCAGTGGAAACGAGATTGCGCCAATGACATTTTCACTGAGTCGCTCTACGGCTCCGAGATCACGCTCATCAGTATCTATCAATGCCTCATAGGCGTCTTCAGAAATGGAACAACGATCAGCAACGATTTGACGCCGTTTCCCTAGAGACTTGTCGTAGAACCGTGGAATGCGCGAGTCCATACATTGTGGTCAAAGCCCATACAAATATTTCATCTGATTCTGCCCCTCTACCCGATGTGTACACGACCTGTATTGATCGTTTTCAAAGTCCGTGCGAAGCTTTCTATGACACGCTCTTTCGGGACCAAAAGGGGCCGATTATCGGCTCGTCATCTCAGTGATTTTGATGAATGTGGTCACGAAGATCGTCTACCGCATCGAATTTCTCGTTGCACTCGGCGCAGGTGTTGTGATGCAGCGCGACGTGTTGGGTGACGCCAGCTGCCGACTGGAATTCAGCGTCACAGCTTGAGCAAGTGTATCCCATTACGTTATTAACTGAGGTCCTGCTGCATTAAAACGGTTACTAGGAATTAGACACTCTAACCCGGTAAGTTTTAATAAAGTATTAGTGCTGATTGTCACACCGCGTGCGGGCGGCCGGTCACGATAATAGTCCGACGACAGAGTCATCGAACTATAGTAGGCAGTGAAACGATTTACACACCGAACGAAACACCCGCTTGCGAGAGGGTGTGCAATGACTTTCACTGGCTACTATAGGTTTGACCGATCAGTCGTACTTTCGAAAGCCCATGTCTCGAGCCATCTCACGGAATGACTGTCGGCACAGCCAGATATCGTACTTGCCGACCAATCCCTGTTCTCTGCCAGTGTCCCTGCAGACACGTTGATTTCCGGTCTGTCCGCTATTGGGACCGGTACCATCGTTGGCTCTGCCCGCAGAGTCTGTTGCAGTCTCGGCGGTCATGATAACTCACTCGCCCGCCGCCGCAAGGACGATTCGATCGTCGTATCCTCGGCGAGTTCCTCGAGTAATGTCGTTGCATTACAGTTGGCCAATCCATTGAGTGCATAGCGTCGGAACTCCCCGCGGATTCCACCCATCTTGACCAAGATGGAGAGGTTCTTCGTTTCCCCTGACCTGACGAGAGAATCGATTGCCTCGTAGCGTTGGGTTCGCGATACGTTCTTTTTCACTGCCGTTTGGAATGTCGTTGACATTGTATGGTTGATTAGGTTAAGGACGTCTTCTCCTGTCGAACACAATTTGGGATTACCGCGCTCCACAACAGGGTTTTGTGACCTCGTGGGTTTCGATGCCAAGCTGTGATTACCGAGCGCCTTCGAGTAGCGTGCATCGGGTGTTCTCGAGTAGCGCTCCTGGCTACCGAGCGTCTTCGAGTGTGCAATAGGAGCCTTCCCTGGCGGTGATCCACATCTGCTCGGACGCATCCCCGGAGGCGACCGAGTAAATCGTACACAGATCGACTCCCGTCTCCATCGGTTCGACAACTGCGCGACACTCCAGCACAGGATGCTCGAGGGTCGAGAGCGAGTGTCGTTCGGTTCTCCCTTGGTTCCGTTGCCATGACTCAATCGGCGAGTCCGATTTCTTCCTGTCCATCCTGCTCCGGAGCATCCGCTTCGGTTGCTTCGTCTTCGTCGGGAATTTCGAACGTCGGAAATCTGTCTTCGAACGTGTCCCAGTCAGCGTTCATCTCCTGATCAGTGAGGAGACAGAGCTCGAGGTGTTCACGAATCGATTCGTGGTCCATTTCGGTGCCGATCAACACCAGTTGACTGCCGCGGTCGCCCCACTGTTCGTCCCACTTCTCCTCGAGTTCGGGGTACGCCTCGAACTGTGCTTCGCGCTCCTCGGGTGGGAGCGTCGCAATCCAGTTTCCGGCAGGCGCGACGCGAATCGAGCGACCAGCGACGTTCAACATCAGTGCCATTTCCTCACGCCCGGCAAGCCAGAAGTGACCTTTCGATCGGACGACGTTCTCTGGGAAGGCGTCGAGCAACTCCGCGAATCGCTCGGGGTGGAACGGTCGCTGAGCCTCGAAAACGAAGGAAGTCACGCCGTGTTCTTCTTCCGCCGATTCGTGCGGCTCCTGAAGTTCCTGTATCCAGCCGGCCGACCGACTCGCTTCCTCGAAATCGAACCGACCGGTGTCGATTATCTCGTCGACGTTTACTCGGCCGTGTTTCGTTCGGATTATTTCGGCACGGGGCTGGAGGATCTCGAGCGTATTTTCAATCTCGGTAAGCGTCTCCTCGTCGACGAGGTCACACTTGTTCAACAGGAGGACGTCACAGAACTCCACCTGTTCGACCAGCAAGTCGCCGAGGTGTTTTTCCGTCCCGTCGTCGTCGAGGATTTCGTCCGACTGCATCGCTTCGTGGAACTGGTGGGCATCGACGACCGTCACTGCCGTATCGAGATGACAGTTCTCGAGCGGTTCGATGCCGGTTTCTTCGTAGAACTCGGTGGGGTCGAGATCCGATTGATCGAACCCAAGCGTGAGCGTCTGTGCAACGGGGAGCGGTTCGGCGACGCCCGTCGACTCGACGACGATCGCGTCGAAGTCACGGTTGCGCGTGAGTCCGCCGATCGCATCCAGCAGGTCACCACGCAGTTCACAGCAGATACAGCCGTTCGAGAGTTCGACCAGTTCCTCCTCTTCTGTCGAGATATCGGAGGACTCAGCGACGAGATCCGCGTCGACGTTCACCTCGCCCATATCGTTGACGAGGACTGCGAGATCTCTGTCGTCACTTTCGCGCAGCAGGTGGTTGAGTGTCGTCGTTTTTCCGGCGCCGAGTGTCCCAGAAAGGACCGTCACGGGGATCGTCTGTTCAGCCATGTGTTGGCAACAATACTCCCCAGAGTAATATAAGTTATTATCTACAACATAATTCTTATTAACTCCCGGCGAGTGGTTTCGGTACGAGCCGACCGAATCCGTATGACGACATCGCACTCAACCCAACAATACAGCTGTACCATCATCGGCGGGGGAATCCACGGTACGTACCTCGCCCAACGTCTCATCGAAGACGCCACACTCGAACGAGGGGATGTTTGTATCGTCGACCCACACGAACGATTGCTCTCCTCGTTTCGCAAAAAGTCCGCAGCCTGCGGCATGGACGAACTTCGGTCCACCTTCGTTCATCACATCGGAACTGAGCCATTCGGTCTCGAGAGTTTCGCTGAGGCGAACGACCGAGAAGACGAACTCGTCCCCACCGTTGACTACCCCCCGCGCCCGTCGCTCGAGCTGTTTCTGGATTATGCTGACTACGTCATCGACAGAAAGAACCTCGAGTCGATACACCGTCAGGGCCTCGTCGAGAATATTTACGAACGCTCGGGTGAGACAGGCTTTCGACTCGAGACGACGACAGGCCCTATTGAAACCGATCACTGCGTTTTGGCAATCGGAAACGGTGGGCGCCAAAGATGGCCCGACTGGGCGGTCAGTATGGACGGTGTCGATCACGTGTGGGATGGGTTCGATCCAAGCGAATCGGTCAATCGAACCCTCGTCGTCGGCGGTGGCATTACCGCTGCACAACTCGCGATCGAATTGAGCGAGACCCAATCGGTGGGCCTGCTCACGCGACACCCCCTGACGTGGGAGGTATCCGAGGCAGAGCCACCGTGGATCAACTGGTCGCACGTGGAAGCAAACCTGCACAGCCACCCACCGGGCTCGAGCGAACGGTTCGACGTGGCAATGGACGCACGGAACACGGCGACGATTCCACCGTATCTCTACGGAGAGATCGAAAACCGAACCGAGGAAGGCGTACTCACGCTTGCGCAGGGAACGGTCGAGTCCGCAACGGTTGAAGATGGAACGGTACAGCTTACGCTCGACCACGGGTTGGGGCTCCTCGGTGATCGTGTCGTCCTTGCGACCGGGTTCGAACCGGTGTTCGACCACCCCTTCGTCGAGCGGATTGCGGACGAACTAGAACTGGCTCGAGGGTATCGACGAATGCCGATTCTCGACGACAACAGCCTGGCCTGGCAGCGTGAAGGGGGTAAAGCCGTTCCGTTGTACGTGACCGGTGCTCTCGCGCTCGGTACGGTAGGTCCGTACGCGCCAAACATACCGGGAGCCAGACGAGCAGGAGATCGAATTTCCACTGCCATCACGCGAAGCCTTCGTTCGCGAACTGACGCTGCAAGCGAATCGGTACGGGCGACGGAAGTGTCCCATTGAACGGTCCGAAAGATATTCTGCTACAGAATAATGCGTCCGGCGAAAGTATCTGTGGAACAAATGCCTGGCGACAGTATCCAGGAGAAAGAACGTTCGGCGATCCCCGTTGCCAGGAGAAAGAATGCTCGACGAAAGTTGTACGTGAGAGTACAGGCGATTTCGCTCACACCGTTAGGCTCGGGTTTTCACCCTCGAGTTCAGACTCGAGCGAATCGACGATAAGTTCTCCCGCTCGTCTCGCGCCAATGACGTTTCGGGCGAAAGGGCCAAGGACTTGCTGTGCACCAACGCCCGAAACCGATATCCGAGAAGGTGTTCCATTCTGATGGAGCCAACGGAGCGTCTCGTCCTCGAGAGCAGGTGCACCACGGTACCCAGTCTGCAGTGTCGATTCCTGACGGTGCTGTCGAAACAGATGGCTCTCGTAGGGCGACCCGAACCCGGTCGCACAGACCAGTTTGTCGAGACAGAACGCGCTGCCGTCCTGGCAAGTGACGACGACCGTACCACCAGCTTCAGTCGCAACCGCTATCTCCGACCGCTCGAGTTCGATCGCCTTACGCTCGAGCGCCCGCTTTAGTCGGCGAAACACGTACGGCGGCATCGTACCGTCGTATCGAGCCTCGACGATCAACTCTTCGCGTGCACGAGAGGCCGGTGGGTGTTCCTGAAGCTTCTTGGAAACGCCAGAGAAGTGCATCCAGTCGGTGCTCGCCTCGAGTGCCTCGACGCGAAACGGGCTTCGAGCGAATAAGACCACCTCTCGGCCCGGTTGTGCAAGCGTCGTTGCGAGTTGGGCGGCGGTGATGGACCCCCCAACGATTCCAACAGTTGCGGCCTGGTCGATCGACGCGGGATCGAAACCCGGCTCCCAGACGTGTGTTACCGGTTCAGTCGAATGGATATCCGCCGCCCACGTCGGATACGTGAACGACCCACCGTGTCCGATAGCGAGGAAGCAGTATTCGGTGGTCCGTCGACCTGCAGTCGTTTCAATGTCGACGGACCACGAGCCCGGTTCGATAGCAGTGACTCGAGCGTTTACCAGCGACGATTCCAGATCGTATCGATTGCAAACCCACGCTGCATGATCGAAAAACAGTGACGTCGTCGGTCGTTCAGCACCAACCGTACTCGAGACGAGTTCGTCTTCCCGGCCTCGAGCGCGTGCGAAATCTCTGAGCGAAAACGGGTCGGTATCGACGTGATGGACGTATGGCGATCTGAGTTCGGCCATGCCACACTGCTCGCATTTCTGGCGGAACGCCTCGAGCAGTCCGATCGGCTCGATAATGTCTAACGAAGGTAAATCGACCAGGTCAGCCTCCAGGAGCCGGACAGCAAGATGAACCCCGTGAATACCTCCACCGACGATGGTGATGGTGGCATCAGTATCTGTCTCCCGGAACACGTTTAGCACCCCCTGAAGAAAATTGCAGGCTCCTTAGTGATTTCTCGATCTTGCACTAACGGGTGAAACCAAGAGCTGTGGTTCAGTTTCATCCAGGAGTGGGCGAGTGGAAGGTGACAAGCGATGAAGTCGATATGTGGGAGTCTGCTAGCGATGATGTCGATATATTTTCTGTCTCTGGCCGTTAGTAGCGAGAAGTTCGTCGACAACAAGTCAAATACGATGATCGAGATCGTTGAGAAACGGCTCTCAGGTTCGTAATCGGCCTCGTGTCCGCAATACGGGGTTGGTCTCATCTCCAGACTTGTTAGGAAACAATCCACCCATAATATTCAAAGTTGTTATCTGGGGCAGTAGATTTAATAACACGAGGCGAGAATTGGTTACATATCAGTAGACGCCCAGGGGCGTTCCAACCCAAGCGACGACGATCAGAATGAAGACAGCTGAAACACAACCTGATTCCCGACCAGTATCCACGCTGTATGCACTCGTTCAGTGTCGGAATAGTCTCGAGATCTGTACGCTGTATCCACCGACAGTCATCGGACCTCATCGAACCGAGTCGTGGATCCGTGCCACCGGAGATAGCTTCCAGTCGCTCGAGAAGTCCCGATAGCGGTTGTCGGATTCGGCTCACTCGTCGACGTTTGGAAGGACACTCAGATATCGACGCGAGAGAACCACAACCGACTCGCACCGACGAGAGCCGCAGTCATCACCAGTAAGATTGCGACACCCTCGAGGTTATACGTACCCTCGAGGAGAATCTCGTTGGGATCGAAGTATCGCATCGGGGCGATCACCCCGACCGCTTCGAAATCGGTGCCCACCAGCAATGACTCGAGCATGAACAGACCGAAGGTAACCCCGAGTGCAACACGCTGGGCGATACTCGCCCGATCGAACACGACCGATGCGAGCAATCCAATCCCGGCACAGACGAGTAGATACGGAATCGAGAGCAGATGAATTGCGAGGAGGTCCACGGCCGGAATCGGTTCGTCGATCCATATCGCCCCCACGTAGACCACAATCGGCGTCAGGACGTTCACCAGGGTGATCGGTACCAGGATACTGAGGTATTTTTGCAACACCACACTCGATCGAGAGATCGGTAACGAGAGGGTGATATCCATCCGTTCACGGTCCACGTCGTCTGCGATCATACTCGAACACGCGTACGCGAAGTATAGCCCCAGGAGGATTACCCAGCCAAAGACGTATAGTTCAAATGCGAGAAATCCTTCGAGAGAAGCCATCGTTTCGACATCGAACAGTTGCAGAATCTGTTCCGGGTACGCCTCGAGCAGTTCGTCGTCCTCGAACGCCTCACTGAACGACGGGTACGCCCAGATGACAAAAGCCGCAAGGATGGAGAGACCTATCGAGAGGTAGATTCCGCCTTTGACGCGGTTTTTGGCCTCATAAAGGGCGAGCTCAAACATCGGCACCACCTCGAGGAATATCACTGGCAGTATCAGCACCACCATAGAAACGCAAGAAGACGTCCTCGAGTGGAGCTTCCTCGATCGTGCAATCGAGCAGATCGTACTCCTCGAGGAGTGAGAGTAATTCGTTCACGTCACCGGTGTACGTGAACGTGTATTCGCGGTAGGAGTTGGACTCTGTATTGGTATCCGAATCTCCGGAAGGGTTCTCAGTGTCTTGTGTTGGAGTCTCTGATTGCTCTTTTGACGAAATTGTTGGTGTTTCTGCTTGCTCTTTTGGCGGCGTTGATTCTTGGGTGGAGATTTTTCCTCGGTGTCCTTTTTCGAGATCGAACACACCCTCGAGAGATTCCTCGAAAACCGATACTGGAATCGGTGACGTTGCCACGAGACGGACGACTTTCCCACTTCTGTCGAGCAACGACTCGACCGGTTCAACGGTGACGAGCGAGCCCCCTCTAATAATCCCGACTCGGTCACAGAGGCGTCGAACTTCCCCCAGGCTGTGCGACGAAAAGAACACCGTAAGCCCCTGTTCCTGTTCAGCCCGGAGAAACTCGGCGAATCGCTGTTTCATTAACGGATCGAGACCACCCGTCGGCTCATCGAGGATCACCAACTCCGGGTCGTGCATGAATGCCGTGATCAACCCGAGTTTTCGAACGTTTCCATGCGAGTACTCTCGGATCGGTCGCTCGAGTGGAGGATCGAAGAGGTCGATCAGTTCGGCTTCCCGTTCGTTTCCTTTGATAGCGCCGTGTAAGTCGAGTATCTCCCAGCCTGTTGCGGTCTCGTCGAACTGGGGATCGTCCGGTAGATAGCCGATCTTTCGTTTGGCTTCGATGAGTGCCTCCTCCTCGGTACAATCAGCACCGAGCACTCGAGCACCCCCTCCCGTTGGGGAAATATAACCCATGAGCATTCGAATCGTCGTCGTCTTCCCAGCACCGTTGGGACCGAGGTAGCCGAATATCTCGCCTGATTCGACGTCGAACGTCACATCGTCGTTCGCAACGACCTCTCCGTAATCCTTTGTGAGTCCCTCGAGTGTAATCTGAGCCATCTCACCTAATTCCATTATTGTGAGAGCGGTTAGAATTGTGGGTCGTGTACCACAACAGGATTTTGGTGACCAGTTGTTAGAAGATAACCTGCCTCAGGAGGTAGTAGAGATTACACATCTCCCGATCGGAAGCCACACATCACCCGGACGGGGGGACCCCCGTCGCGTTTGTAACTGAGACGGGTAAAAGTGCTAGAGTGACACACATTGTAATAGGAGGAAATCGCCATACTGGACCGTGTCAGATGATGTTAGAGATTTAATCGATCGCCCACAGCGTTGCAAAGTCACAGCCCCCATATCAGGACTACCATATATAAAGACACGTCACTGACACCGTCACAAATGTACTCACAGCCCACAAATGTACGCACACCGTCACAGATATACGCACACTGTTATACCTCACAGATACCGTTGCGTTTCAATGGCTACTAGACGTGCCGTCAGGACGCGAGTTCCCCGAGTCGAGAGTCCTGCAACAGCACCTTTTTGACTATTTCTGGATCCTCGAGTAAGCGGTGTTTCGCGTGTGACCCCTTTCCGCGTCCACGCCCCTCTCGCTCTGATTGGATGACGTTGAGGAAGTTCTGTTCTTGCAGAATCTCCTGTACCCGACGTTCGGAAAGGCTGTCGAGATCGACTTTTCGAGCAACCTGTTGGTACTGTTTGTAGATGATTTTCGTCGGGAACTCGTCCTGAGTACTATTTTCGGTCAGGATAGTCAACGCGTAGAGGATCGCTTTAGCTTGCTGGGGCGAGCCAGCGATGAGTTCAGAGAATCGGTCAGCTTCCGTTTTCTCTTTTGCGGCTCGAACGTGGCGCTCCTTGACGTTTGCATCACCCTGTTTTTTCGCAAGCCGACCGGCGTTTCGCAAAATATCGATGGCTTTCCGTGCATCACCGTGTTCCTGAGCGGCAAGCGCAGACGTCAATGGGATCACGTCATCGGTCACGACCCCATCGTGGAACGCGTCTTTTCGTTTGTCCAGAATATTAATAAGCTGATTCGCGTCGTAGGGCGGGAACACGAGTTCGTCACGAGAGAGACTCGACTTGACGCGTTCGGAGAGCTGGTCCGGATAGTCGATCTTGTTCGAGATTCCAATAATCCCGATCGCCGATTCGGAGATCCGACGATTTTCACCCGCGCGCGAGAGCTTTCGAAGGACCTCATCGTCCTCGAGCATGTCGATCTCATCGAGGATAACGAGCGTAACGTCCGTACACGCATCGATGCAGTT
The DNA window shown above is from Natronosalvus amylolyticus and carries:
- a CDS encoding Cdc6/Cdc18 family protein encodes the protein MSNTHERDPLFQYDDPIFADERLLEITHLPGPDRIVGRDDEMKSVAEALNPAIFGSQPSHLFIFGKTGTGKSLISRSVTERVVSEASNDGVDVEYAFIDCGEQNTEASIVKTIGQKINDPETSGVSIPDRGLGTGDYYKRLWNCIDACTDVTLVILDEIDMLEDDEVLRKLSRAGENRRISESAIGIIGISNKIDYPDQLSERVKSSLSRDELVFPPYDANQLINILDKRKDAFHDGVVTDDVIPLTSALAAQEHGDARKAIDILRNAGRLAKKQGDANVKERHVRAAKEKTEADRFSELIAGSPQQAKAILYALTILTENSTQDEFPTKIIYKQYQQVARKVDLDSLSERRVQEILQEQNFLNVIQSEREGRGRGKGSHAKHRLLEDPEIVKKVLLQDSRLGELAS
- a CDS encoding ABC transporter ATP-binding protein is translated as MAQITLEGLTKDYGEVVANDDVTFDVESGEIFGYLGPNGAGKTTTIRMLMGYISPTGGGARVLGADCTEEEALIEAKRKIGYLPDDPQFDETATGWEILDLHGAIKGNEREAELIDLFDPPLERPIREYSHGNVRKLGLITAFMHDPELVILDEPTGGLDPLMKQRFAEFLRAEQEQGLTVFFSSHSLGEVRRLCDRVGIIRGGSLVTVEPVESLLDRSGKVVRLVATSPIPVSVFEESLEGVFDLEKGHRGKISTQESTPPKEQAETPTISSKEQSETPTQDTENPSGDSDTNTESNSYREYTFTYTGDVNELLSLLEEYDLLDCTIEEAPLEDVFLRFYGGADTASDIPRGGADV